In Bactrocera oleae isolate idBacOlea1 chromosome 5, idBacOlea1, whole genome shotgun sequence, a genomic segment contains:
- the RpL37a gene encoding large ribosomal subunit protein eL37A codes for MTKGTSSFGKRHNKTHTLCRRCGRSSYHIQKSTCSQCGYPAAKLRSYNWSVKAKRRKTTGTGRVRYLKVVRRRFRNGFREGTQAKPKKTTQSK; via the exons ATG ACGAAAGGTACATCAAGCTTTGGTAAACGCCATAATAAGACGCACACTTTGTGCCGTCGTTGCGGACGTTCCTCCTACCACATTCAAAAGTCAACATGCTCCCAATGTGGATATCCCGCTGCTAAGTTGCGTTcat ACAACTGGTCAGTGAAGGCTAAGAGGAGGAAGACCACTGGCACTGGTCGCGTGCGTTACTTGAAAGTGGTCAGACGTCGTTTCCGCAACGGTTTTCGTGAGGGTACCCAAGCTAAACCCAAGAAGACCACCCAGTCCAAATAG